A region of the Candidatus Methanomethylicota archaeon genome:
GTGTAAAGTTTGTAGTAGAATCCCTGTTTATGCATGAGCTCTTCATGTGTACCCTCCTCTTCAATTACACCATTATGTAACACTATTATCCTATCCCAATCCCTAGCCAACGTCAATCTATGGGCAATTATTATTGCAGTCCTATTTTCAAGGAGCTTCCTTATGGCATACTTAATCATGTACTCAGTTTTCGGGTCAACGGCACTTAAAGCTTCATCTAAGACTAGTATTGGTGGATCTTTAAGCATAGCCCTAGCAAAGGATATCAATTGCCTCTCCCCAGTGGACAGCTTCCTACCAGCCTCACCAGCATCGGTATAATACCCCTTTGGAAGCCTCATAATAAATTCATGAATTCCAAGCCTCTTGCAAACATCAATAACTTCATCATCAGTGGCATCGGGCTTACCAATCCTAATATTATCCATTATAGTTCCCCTAAATAGGAATGTATCCTGTGGAACGAAGGCTATCTGCCTCCTAAGAGACTCCTGTTTAACCCTCCTAATATCAATACCATCAATACTTATCGAGCCACTTGTAACATCATAAAATCTGGCAAGCAAGTATACTAGCGTAGTCTTCCCAGAACCCGTTGGACCAACTATAGCAATTTTCTCACCGGGCTTAATATGGAGGTTAATATTCTTGAGTACAGGAATCCCCTTAACATATTCAAACCATACATTCTCATACTTAATTTCCCCCTTAACCCTTGGAAGTTCAATGGCGTCAGGGGCATCCTTAACATCCACTTCACTCTCCAAAACATTGAATATCCTGTCTGAAGCAGCCAATGCAGCTTGTAGCATATCGTAGAAGTTGGTTAACTGCATTATTGGATTCATGAATCTAGTTACATAAGCTAAGAATGCTACAAGAATACCAACCTCAAGCCTACCCTGAGCACTTAGAAAACCACCATACAATAATACTACGATCGTGCCAATATTACCAATAAAGTTTATTGTAGGCCAGAATATAGCCATCAACCTTCCAGCTTGAAGTTGAGCTTCAAAATGCTCAGTAGCACTCATTTGAAATCTAGCTTGAGAATCCTCCTCCCTACCAAAGGCTTGAATAACCCTAATGCCTGAAACACTCTCCTGAACCCTAACAGTCACCTCAGCTATCTTCTCCCTAGTTCTACGATAAGCCTTCCTAAACCTACGACTAAAGACGTATGCTATCAATAGCATTACAGGTAACGTTAATAGCGTAACCAAGGTTAATGGAACATTCAATAGGTACATGGCAATGATTACGCCAATCAACGAGAATATATCACTGATTATGTTAAATATCCCTGAAATAAATGAATCCCTCAATATTGAAGTATCATTTATGACAATGGATATTAAGTCTCCAGCCCTCTTATAATCATGATATTTGAAGGATTGAAACATTATCTTCTCCATCAACTTATTCCTCAAATCATAAATTAACCTCTGACCAACCCATGATATCGCATACCCTTGAACTGCCATCGCAACCCAATTACCAACCATAACCAAAAGATATAACATTGATATCCGCAATAAACCATTCATATCTCCAACCATTATGTAATTGTCAATAGCTAAACCCAAGAGGTATGGGGAGAATAAATTTGTAATGGAAGATGCTATCACACATACAACTATCACGAACATTGCAAACTTATATGGAAGCATATGTTTAAGCAGCTTCCTCAAAAGTATGCTGGCAGGAGTTTCAGCCTTCTCATCACCATACCTCCACATACCATGAGGCCCGCCGAACCCCATCACACACCACCATCCTTACTTCCAACAACCTCAGCTTCAACTTCACTTAAAAGCTTCTCCAATTCAGCCTTCTGCTTCGCATAGAGCTCAACGTATATGCTGTAGTATAATCCACGTTTAGCCATTAACTCATCGTGAGTACCCTCCTCAACCACTTTACCATCATCTAAAACAATAATCCTATCAGCCAACATTATTAGTGGAAGCCTCTGTGTAACTATAAAGACTGTGTGATCTTTAAGTATACCCTTAATATCATCAATGAACTCCCTCTCAGTTTTAGCATCAAGATTAGATGTTGGATCATCCAAAATTATTATCTTTGCACCAGCCACCAATGCCCTAGCTATCGTCAACCTCTGCTTCTGCCCACCGGAGAGGGTTACCCCCCTCTCACCGATCAACGAGTCATAACCATTGGGTAGAGAAGCTATGAAATCATGTAACTTAGCAATCTTCGCCGCCTTAACTATTTCATCCATAGAAGCTTCAGGCTTAGCCAATGATATGTTATCCTTAAATGAACCAGCAAATATGAATGGCTCTTGTGAAACTATGGCCACCTGCCTCCTAAGAGACTTCAACTTCACATCCCTAACATCATAACCATCAATCTTAACGCTCCCCTGCCAAACATCATAGAATCTTGGAATCAAACTTATCAATGTACTCTTACCCGAACCCGTCCTACCAATAATTGCAACCTTCTCACCAGGCTTAACATGCAAATTAACACCCTTCAAAACAGGCTTATCCTTAACATAACCAAACCACACATTTTCAAATACAACTTCACCCTTAATTGGTGGAAGCTCAATGGCATTAGGCTTCTCATAAACCTCCGGAACTCTATCAATAATGTCGAATAAACGTTTAGCTGAAGTCATGGCTATGGAGAAAATTCCAATGAAAAATCCAATGAACGTTACCGGCCTCATTAGGAGAAGGGTATAAGCATTAAATGCAGCCAAACCTCCAACGGTGAAAGAACCATTAATTATATCTAAACCCCCCACGTATAGTATTGTGATATTAGCCAAAACCAGTAGTAAAGGACCCAATCTACCATACAGTGCATCCACCTT
Encoded here:
- a CDS encoding ABC transporter ATP-binding protein/permease; protein product: MGFGGPHGMWRYGDEKAETPASILLRKLLKHMLPYKFAMFVIVVCVIASSITNLFSPYLLGLAIDNYIMVGDMNGLLRISMLYLLVMVGNWVAMAVQGYAISWVGQRLIYDLRNKLMEKIMFQSFKYHDYKRAGDLISIVINDTSILRDSFISGIFNIISDIFSLIGVIIAMYLLNVPLTLVTLLTLPVMLLIAYVFSRRFRKAYRRTREKIAEVTVRVQESVSGIRVIQAFGREEDSQARFQMSATEHFEAQLQAGRLMAIFWPTINFIGNIGTIVVLLYGGFLSAQGRLEVGILVAFLAYVTRFMNPIMQLTNFYDMLQAALAASDRIFNVLESEVDVKDAPDAIELPRVKGEIKYENVWFEYVKGIPVLKNINLHIKPGEKIAIVGPTGSGKTTLVYLLARFYDVTSGSISIDGIDIRRVKQESLRRQIAFVPQDTFLFRGTIMDNIRIGKPDATDDEVIDVCKRLGIHEFIMRLPKGYYTDAGEAGRKLSTGERQLISFARAMLKDPPILVLDEALSAVDPKTEYMIKYAIRKLLENRTAIIIAHRLTLARDWDRIIVLHNGVIEEEGTHEELMHKQGFYYKLYT
- a CDS encoding ABC transporter ATP-binding protein/permease gives rise to the protein MSGGSEKYISIKTFIRLTPYIRRYWKAFLVSVAAMFIGSELTTIAPSFMRSAIDNGVMKGDFQTVLSYVVLIVVVGILSSVAAFFERYYNTLFSQRVALDFRNDVFRAVQRQSFSFFDEVPIGQLVSRITDDVERVARFLSFPFRNLISTVFLASLAIGYMWGMNPKLSVIVGLYMLGIMLVSIRYNMIVRPLNMEARNQLGVLTAITDNNITGFRTVKSLSVENYRLNAFNVENEKLFSLYVRIAKVDALYGRLGPLLLVLANITILYVGGLDIINGSFTVGGLAAFNAYTLLLMRPVTFIGFFIGIFSIAMTSAKRLFDIIDRVPEVYEKPNAIELPPIKGEVVFENVWFGYVKDKPVLKGVNLHVKPGEKVAIIGRTGSGKSTLISLIPRFYDVWQGSVKIDGYDVRDVKLKSLRRQVAIVSQEPFIFAGSFKDNISLAKPEASMDEIVKAAKIAKLHDFIASLPNGYDSLIGERGVTLSGGQKQRLTIARALVAGAKIIILDDPTSNLDAKTEREFIDDIKGILKDHTVFIVTQRLPLIMLADRIIVLDDGKVVEEGTHDELMAKRGLYYSIYVELYAKQKAELEKLLSEVEAEVVGSKDGGV